The following nucleotide sequence is from Perca flavescens isolate YP-PL-M2 chromosome 20, PFLA_1.0, whole genome shotgun sequence.
ctactctatctgtaaagtgtctcgggataactcttgttatgatttgatactataaataaaattgaattgaattgtataCTGTACCACTGAGGATGGTGGCAGATCCTGGACTGATGGAGCTGACTCTGATGCTGTAGTTTTCTGGGACCTTGTCCATCACTTTCTTGTTGCCTGCTTCAAGCAAAAGAATCTTCTTACCCTCTAAGTTTGGATCCATACCTGTCATAAAAATCATGTAAATATTGTATAAAAAATGCAGCACATATAGGATTGAGTCTCAGCAATGTTGCTAAAGTATAAATATTGTGGTGAAGAAGTGCTTATTTATTACTGGTATCATCAATTATGACTCTATAAGTTTCCCCCCCATTGCATCACATCTCATAGTTCATATGTTAGTAGCTTTTATAGTAATTATCACAAGTCTTAGCTCTTGATTAcactatttttttaatttaaatctgACTGATTAATAATAGCTGAAGTCACACGTCAAAAGGTGGTAACTTAGGGGAGGGTGTCACTCACCAAGGGAACATGCCATTGCAGATCCAACCATTCCTCCCCCGGATATAATAACATCATAAACCTCATTCTTGCCAGAATCGTCCCCATGTTCTGCGCTCACTAATCCTCGGCTGGTGATTTTTATAGCAGATAAATGCTTTTCTGCAATTAAACACCGGCCAAGTCCGTTAAAGGTCGCCCTTGTGAGCTTGTACATGATTCTGTCTTCACTTTGTCTTCAAATGGGACAAGCCTCGCATGAAAAAGGAAAACCGGTCCAACTTTGAAGTCTCGATTCTGTCATATGTCActcagacaaacagacagacagacagacccttGAATGTGTCCTAATAACGGCAGCTGTGTCCCTTCTGTAATCCAGCCATGTTGGGTACAGGTTGTgtacacacatagacagtagCGCTCCAGAGAAAGTACTTCCGGGTTGCGTGTCCAATCACAGAAGACGTCTGTCGCGGCTGACCGTTGCTGCTTCTGTCCACAAACAGTGCTAATGCTACCAAAACGGAGGAGTGAGTGGAGCTAAGTAATGCACTTGCTTCGTTTCAGGTGTAATACTCTGTTATTTTTACAACAGACTCATTAGTTTACCGAATAAGCTGTAGTGTATATCTTGTTAGCGGAGATATAACGCTAACGGTAACGTTACGAGTTTGGAAGACGATTCGACGTCAAGAAACACTTCCCTAAAACTCATCTTTTACCAGGTTGGCGACCCATTATTACTTTCATTTTGTATTATGTGCTTTTAAGTGGCAGAAAGTACAATGCAGGTTTGTATATAAGTACAATATAAATACGTATATAATTTAGCTTAGCTACAGCTAAATATAAATGTCCCTAGCTAAATCGTCTTTAAAGCTAACGTAATATGTTGAGGGCGCAGAGGTCGGGTTACCATGGAAACCGGTTTACACAGACTGGAGGTGAAGTTGTCATCTTagaaaatgttagaaaatacCTCAGTGAAAAATGGCCATTAAATGGGACGTCTTCAAATTACTTGTCCTGTCCAAAACAACAGTCTGAAACCCAGACAATTAATTATTTATCATATAAAATTAAGAACAGAAAATCCTCACGATTTAAgagtagagctgcaactaaaaGTTATTTAATTTTTGATTCATTATTTTCTTGTTATTTTCTCGAATAAACTCAAATTGATGGTTTGGTCtacaaaatagaaatagaaaaaagaaaatagtgaaaaatgtccattacAGTTCCCCAGAGCCAGTGGTGACATATTGAACTGCATGAGTTGTTCTAccagccagttgaggtggttcgggcatctggtaaggatgccccctgggcgcctccctagggaggtgttccaggcacatccagctgggaggaggcctcggggaagacccaggactaggtagagggattatatctccaacctggcctgggaacgcctcgggatcccccagtcggagctggttaatgttgctcgggaaagggaagtttggggtcccctgctggagctgctccccccgcgacccgacaccggataagcggacgaagatggatggatggatggatggatggagttgTTCTACCCAATGGTCCaaacccaaatatattaaatttacaaaaagaaacaacCAACAACTAGCTACAACATATATTCAAATTTAAGAACTAGAGAATGTTGGCATTTCTTCAtaagaaaatgacataaatgaacaaaaaattatgaaaattgttgccaattaattttctgtcatcCTTGCATTTCTGCTCTCTTTAAAATGTTGTTAAACTGTTATATTTAAGAAAATGTACAGAGTCATTGTGGTTCTGTGTGTTTTGATGTGTATGCCCATGTTTTAAAAGGTTATTGAAAGTATTGGCACCATGGAatgtgtgttattttgtcaaagatcacattttattattttgtgtaacactttgtgttggaattatACGCTgaagtaatacattttttttcatgaattcaCTTTCCATTGATAAACAAATAGATGAATGAATTAGGCATTTCAGCACTAACTCAGAACAGAAGAACTTTTTGTTTACACGAATAAAGTAACCTTTCACAGCTTTTGTTTGTGTCATAGGTCAGAGAAATATGCTGAAGCTAGAGACCTTGCTGGAAGATGGACTCAGATCAGAGTTAATGCTTCAGCAGCAGCTGAAAGCCCTGAGTCAGGCACTCAGGCAGCAGCTGCAggagacagaaaagagacaaaaagaggaGCTTGAGAAGAGGATTCATCAGAACTCTCTACTGTCAATGGATGTAGGCAGAGAGTCCGGTGATAGAAATGAACTGAAACATCAGCCCATGTAGGTTTCATCAAatgtcttttatgttttgttgATCATGATTATGAGATATCTATTTCCTTAAAGAtctttactgtttttttcagaCATATGGGAATGAGGAGATCCACCTCTACATCTGCCCTCACCTCAGACAAAGAGACTTTGCACCATCTCAGACTGATAGAGAGGCCTAAGTCATCTTCTCCAGCCTTGGTAACTTCAAACTGGAAGAATAGTTCAGTCACAGCTTCCACGCTGACTCCTGCCAGGACTCAACATTGTGAGCGGTTAGCTTTATCTAAAACAACAGAGATGAGCAAAGAGGAGGAGGCCAAGGCTGAGTGTCAAAGGAAGTTCCGTGCTCTCCCAGTGCCCGGCCATGTCATTCAACCCATCTATCAGGAGATGATGGAGctgagagaaaaggagagaaagcagGGCTGTGAGCAGAGGAGAGATTTCTTGCTCTCCATTCAAAGACCTTTCAGCTtccaggagagagaaaaggagaaaagggAAAAATTTACAGCAATGTTAAACCAAGTCTCACATGGTCAGAAAAACAAGGCTGCTACTGTAAGGAAACCTCCTCACAAAGAGGTAAAAGACTCGCCAGATTCTGAGTTGAAAGGTGGGTTTCCATTTCTGATGGAAGGATATTGGCTAGTGTTTGGTATAATAGTGGTAattgatttgaaaatatgaagagATCAGATTCTTTGTAACATAACTTTATGTGTCACTTTATGAACTGCCATCTTAGAACAGTATAAAGGACACTGGTTCCCAACTTTATTGGGTTGTGACCCTTTCTAGCCAGGCAATGGCTATTTGTGACCCGCCATTGAAATAAGATAAGAGTTATAAGAGTTTAAATAAGAGTAAAATAAGAATTTCCTTGGTACCACTCACTTAGATTTCACAAGAAAAAgtcaaagataaaaaaatgaaataaacagttatatatatatatatatatatatatattactttttCTTTCCCAACATATTAATCATCTCCTAACCCCCACATGTTGAAAACCACTGGTATAGTCAGTAGTTATAAGATAACGGTGCTGTAAAACAAGACTTCCTGTCAACATTAGACAATATTACAAATACATGTTATTTTACTTGTTATgctactaaaataaaataaatttattaattaaataaaattttaaatgaCGTGGTGATGTCACAAAGGAGTGCCTTACATTATTTAAAACGAAATGAAACCGTGTAGATGTACAGAGCAATTCAATGTTGGCTTCTCAGCAGCCTATACACAAACAGTGCTTTGTTTTGTACAATAAGTGttataaaatgtattgaaaatACAATGATACACACATAATTTCTATAATGTCACATTGGAAGCACGTAAACAGTAGGTCTGATACATTTTATGTAATGACATGACTTCATCCTCTACTGTACCTCATTGTAATTCTGTGCAGACCAGGAGCTTTTGCAGACAAGTCCCTACTCAGACAAGAATCCTACTGTGTCTGGCAGCCCGAAACTTCGCACTGCCGAGCGCACCAGGAAAGAAAGGTTGGGCTTCCTGTATGAGAGACCTAGCTTCCAGCCAAAAATCATCCAGCATGTCCCTGATTTCAGCAGGCTGCACAAAGCTTTGCAGACAGAGGCGCTTAGAAAAACACAGAGTAAAGATGTGATAAAATGTCAGCCCTTCTATCTGAGGACATCAACTCTCCCTGCAAGGCAAAGTAGGATGAGCTCTGAAAACGCACAGGTAAATGCTTTTCTTTACCACACACctgtttgtttatattttttagttgctattattcatttattcatttcagtGCAGTGATTCTCAGAATATGATATCATTTTTGGTTTAGTCTCTGTTGTTTTGAATTTTATCCTTGATTTTGTATATATGCATTTCATTAATTCCCTGCCTAACTATGGTAAGCAGAGGTATAAGAATTAATTACCAATATTTTCCAAGCTATTacatgaataaaatgtaaagaaTAATGCCTGTCTTGAAGAGCCAGTGTCTCTCAAGGAATTATATAAGATGACAATCGCCCAGATGGCTtcacattttagttttacattACACTCTCTGTTTGATGCATGCCTTGAGACATATCCACCCACCACTTTGTCAAGTTTGTCAAGatacttctctttttttaaagctgatAGGAAACCACTAGCCTTCCTTAAAGACTCTTATGTTTTAGATGACGAACAGTGCTGATTGCCTAAATCCTTGCTCGTTTAAAAAAGTCCATATCACTATGATTGCACCAGATGTAGAATAACTGGCCTAATAAGAACAGATGTTTACCTTACAGTGTTTGCCAACTGTACAATACTCTATCATGTGTTCCTGTGGTCCTTCAACACTCAGAAGTGTTTATTTCATAACATGACAAATGACTTTGACCTGGTCACATTTGACTTTCTATTCTGGAGTATTTTGTTTGATGGTGAAAGATTTATTGTATGGGTTAAGTTCTTGTGTGgcttatttgttatttttttaggcTTTTCAGACCAGTCCCCTCAGTTGTGGAACTGTAAAGCTATGTAAAATATGTACAGTGGGCCCTGTTTAGAGAGGGAATATTTCCCTCCCTTCAACAGTTGTATTTCAAACTTTCTCCACCTCATAATTTATCAAGTTCAAGCGCTATTtctacaccttttttttttatggggttaaatacttattttacaAGACAATCCCTATATATACAGCAAAAAATTATaaacgcaacacttttgtttttgcccacATTTGTCATGagctaaactaaactaaagactttttctatgtacacaaaaggcttattcctctcaaatattgttcacaaatctgtctaaatctgtgttagtgagcatTTCTCCTTTGCCAggataatccatccacctcacaggtgtggcatatcaagatgctgattatacagcatgattattgcacaggtgtgccttaggctggccacaataaaaggccactctaaaatgtgcagttttacttctgttagggttagggttcatccgTGAAGAGAACACCTCTCCAAAGTGCCAGATGCAAAAAACAAAAGCGTtgcgtttataattttgttcagtgtatTTTCATAGAAATTTGTCTGGGTGGATGATTCACAGGAGGGCATTACAGAGTATTAGTAGAAATAAGCATAATTTACACTAATCCAAAATGGTAGAATGAACCTTTACTTGTGATCAGTGAAAGTTCCTTCCTGTCTTCCTTTCATATATTTTCTGGCTCTGCCCAAAATTATAAAATCCCTAGAGATCTATTTTATGAACCATGTCAGACATTTTTGGGCACATTGatttaactatatatatatatatatatatatatatatatatatatatatatatatatatatatatatatatatatatatatatatatatatatgtttagcCTTCTTGAAGTTGTGGCAGATACATGGTTAGATTATTTGTAGATTAACATCACATAGGTAATTATACAACATTTCTTCATAGATAATACATGTATAACTACAGAAACAGATTTATACTGTGTGGTTTGTctaaccaaaacaaaaacacattattctATAAGTATAGCTTAAGTAAAGCTATTGTTAATTCACCAATTCATCTttgtcattttgtctttttgtctataaagtgtttgtattgtttgttcTCACAGTAATTATTGATacaaacaaaaattgaaaattacattttagaaagaaagaaatacattATTACTAAGCATAGTAATTAGGAATTACAGAGGgtagtccccccccccctttttctAAATTAATTCTAATAAAAGGCAATGCAATATATGGTCaaactatatatttgttttgatttctattatatatatatatttccccTTTATCTACAGGTACCACAAATAAGTAATCTCAGCAGAAGCAAGTCACTTGGGGCCTTAACATCACTGTCTGCAGACACACTCCCCACATACATCACAGATGCTGCACGGAAGCGCTGTATGGCCATCAGGTAACTTGGATTATTTTGGCTTGagtatggattttttttcctctttatagTTTCTACACACTAAACATTTAAATCCTGTGACATGCAGAATATTTGTACCTTCACAGAAAGTCAATTGAGATGAGGGATAGCAAGAATCAAGAGAGCGTTGACTGGTTGAGGAAGTACCAAATGAGGTCCCAGGCCATGAAGAAGACAGTCACACTCCATGCGAAGTTGCTGGACCCACACAGCAGCTTGGAAGAAGTGTGTAATCACAAACTACAGCACCATCGGTGAGTACTGGTCAAGTGAGGTCGTTCATTCTCCAATATTGAAAGTTTTGCAACTCACATCACAACAACCACACACGCCTGCCGCAGTAGCTCAAACTATAATCTTCTCTGACATGAAGGGAGGCTGACCAACAAAGGATGAAGGAATATATGAGGGAGTTACGGTACATGAAGGCACGAGTTAGCGAACGTCCTTATTTGTTCGAACAGGTGAAACAGGTGAGTGACATAGTAAGCTGAGAAGATGACATCACATTGTAAATTACGTGTCCCCTCCAGCATAACTGAGTTTATTTTACTGACAGAAAAATGCAAAGGCTCACGCCGAGCAGACATACAGGAACAAGCTGAAGAAAGCCGGCCTGAAAGAGCTATTTGTTAAAGAAAATGGAGAAGCAGTTGAAGGAACATCATCCAGATCCGAGGAGGATACAGACGAGAACCACAGCACTGAGAACGACATTCACAGCAGATATGCAGAGTGAGAATTCTTATGTTTTGTTCATCCACTACTGTGAATAGCACTGGTGCTGGAGAGCCAAGGACTTCATGTGGTTTGGTCATACTACATTACATAATTTTCTGAGCTTGCCCTGCAGTCTATAGTAAAGAATGACAAATACTTTAGCCAAAAGTTCGATGTAATTACAATATAGTCATTTTCTAACCCAACATGTCTGATTTAGGGAAGAAAATGTAGACGACGGGGAGAAAATTGAAGATGTGGAAGAGAAGAGCGTGAAGTCCAAAGAGGAAGAAATGCCGTGATCAAAGAGGTTCAGGCGGCAGAGTTTTTTATGGCCTCTCCGCTAGAAAACAACACTGTCCTCAAAAATGATTCATGTCATGGCTAACTATCCACACCAAACATTTGATAGTTTAAGATGTGAAActacaaattatgaaatgacAAAAGGACTTTACAATCACAAATGTTAGGGATTACAACTGGGAGAAAGTTTATAGAACTGTATGTGATAAGTGATggaaatattttatattgtatatgCTTTGAGGATATATCTATAAAGTCTGCATGACAAGCagataataaaaattaaaataaaaaagctacTTTTTGGTTTATGACAACAATTTTGCTAAGGAATATGAACACTGTAATTTAGAGGATGTTG
It contains:
- the fam161b gene encoding protein FAM161B; the protein is MLKLETLLEDGLRSELMLQQQLKALSQALRQQLQETEKRQKEELEKRIHQNSLLSMDVGRESGDRNELKHQPIHMGMRRSTSTSALTSDKETLHHLRLIERPKSSSPALVTSNWKNSSVTASTLTPARTQHCERLALSKTTEMSKEEEAKAECQRKFRALPVPGHVIQPIYQEMMELREKERKQGCEQRRDFLLSIQRPFSFQEREKEKREKFTAMLNQVSHGQKNKAATVRKPPHKEVKDSPDSELKDQELLQTSPYSDKNPTVSGSPKLRTAERTRKERLGFLYERPSFQPKIIQHVPDFSRLHKALQTEALRKTQSKDVIKCQPFYLRTSTLPARQSRMSSENAQVPQISNLSRSKSLGALTSLSADTLPTYITDAARKRCMAIRKSIEMRDSKNQESVDWLRKYQMRSQAMKKTVTLHAKLLDPHSSLEEVCNHKLQHHREADQQRMKEYMRELRYMKARVSERPYLFEQVKQKNAKAHAEQTYRNKLKKAGLKELFVKENGEAVEGTSSRSEEDTDENHSTENDIHSRYAEEENVDDGEKIEDVEEKSVKSKEEEMP